In one window of Calypte anna isolate BGI_N300 chromosome 1, bCalAnn1_v1.p, whole genome shotgun sequence DNA:
- the RWDD2B gene encoding RWD domain-containing protein 2B, whose translation MTDREEAEMQVSELDLLSSMFPYDEEFVVTDQLAVAELKHYVENPSAEMPSSKVQFILNVKPEVSDASMVEFSMACALPFRYPTVPPEITVRSSLLSRAQQVHLNSDLKMYLMENCCGEPCMLSAREWVKDHAAAYVDKELSSSSESASNAMQSEDTIFTRLWIYSHHIYNKQKRKNIIDWAKELSLTGFSMPGKPGVVCVEGLQSSCEEFWSRIRRLTWKRILIRHREDVSLEGGEHTEIQKQRKFSMLEEKCFDAHGTRGNHMDLGQLYRFLEEKGCADIFQMYFGVEGH comes from the exons ATGACTGACCGGGAAGAAGCCGAAATGCAGGTTTCAGAATTGGATTTACTCTCTAGCATGTTTCCTTATGATGAGGAGTTCGTGGTGACTGACCAGCTGGCTGTAGCAGAACTGAAGCACTATGTTGAGAATCCGTCTGCAGAGATGCCGTCTTCAAAAGTTCAGTTTATACTGAATGTAAAACCAGAGGTCTCTGATGCCTCAATG GTGGAATTCTCTATGGCCTGTGCTTTACCATTTAGATACCCAACTGTTCCACCAGAAATTACTGTGAG GTCATCATTATTAAGCCGCGCTCAGCAGGTTCACCTGAACTCTGatctaaaaatgtatctgatGGAAAACTGCTGTGGTGAACCCTGCATGTTGAGTGCAAGGGAATGGGTTAAAGACCATGCAGCTGCTTACGTTGACAAAGAGCTTTCGTCTTCCTCAGAGTCAGCATCAAATGCCATGCAGTCAGAAGACACCATCTTCACTCGGTTGTGGATCTACAGTCATCACATATataacaagcaaaaaagaaagaatattattGACTGGGCAAAGGAGCTCTCTCTGACAGGATTTTCCATGCCAGGGAAACCAGGTGTTGTTTGTGTAGAAGGTCTACAAAGCAGTTGTGAAGAGTTCTGGTCAAG AATAAGGAGATTAACGTGGAAAAGAATTCTCATTCGACACAGGGAAGATGTTTCTTTGGAAGGTGGAGAACATACTGAGattcagaagcaaagaaagtTTTCCAtgttggaagaaaaatgttttgatgcCCATGGTACCAGAGGAAATCATATGGATTTGGGACAGCTGTATCGGTTTCTAGAAGAAAAAGGATGTGCTGATATTTTTCAGATGTACTTTGGGGTTGAAGGGCATTGA